Genomic segment of Triticum aestivum cultivar Chinese Spring chromosome 6A, IWGSC CS RefSeq v2.1, whole genome shotgun sequence:
CAGCCTGGCGGTAACTCATTTGATGGCACGTGTATTTGTTTGGTACCTGGTTGGGTACGAATGCACTGTGACTTTGGTTTGCcgtttcaaattttttgaactgCCATACGACTTATTTAGGTAGATTTAGCGTATGTTTAGCGTTTCTTCCTATGCTTGCGTTCAGTCCACGGTGGCGCCGTCTCGATCGCTCATCTGGTTCTGTATTGGTTCCTGTCACTATCGTTTCCTGCAATTTGATTCATGGTCAAACTTTTCAGTCTGCCGGGCGGTGGCCTGCTCCCTCTCGAGCCGCCCGCCGCTTATCCCGTCTGCTgccgctcgccgcctgccgccCGCCGCTTATCCCATCTCCTGCCGCTCTACCGCCGCCCCAGCGCCTCTATAAGATGGCCCCCGGCCTCGCTTATCCACAAGCGGCCGCGGAGGGGCTCGGCTGCCGAGCCGCCACCAGGGGGCGTACCGGCGAGGGGTTGCGTCCACCTTGCCGTCGAGTGCCTCCTCCCCTCCGGCCGCCCCGATTCCCTCTTCATCCTCCAGCTCCAGCCCAACCCCGACACCCCGGACGTCAGGCGGGTCTTCCGTCGCCTAGCCAACCTCCTGGCCCCTCGGCGCGATCCCCATCCCCGGCTGACACCGCCCTTCGCGCCGTTGAAGAGGCCTTTGCCCACCTCTTGGAGAGCACCTCCACCAGCGCCGGTTTCGCTCCTGCTGCTCCCGGCGGCGTTTCCGTCTCAGAGATGTGCTCTGGACGGTCTGCCCCCACTGCTGCCATGTGCATGAGTACGAGCGCATGCTGGTGGGGTGTTTGCTTGGGTGCTCGAACCCCTGGTTCATGTGCGTGTTCGTGGCTACCTAGCCCGCGCGGCTGCCCTCTCCCTGCTCgccggtcgccgccgctcgggttgTTCGCGCAGGCTAAGCCACGGATTGTGTACGAAATATTCACAACAAAGCAACGGTAAGCTTGCTCTATCCTTGAATAAATCTTTGCATACTTTATTTGGGTTGCCATCGTATGTTTATCCTTATGTATCCTATTGAAATTGAATAGATCAAACAGAGATCCAGTTACAGCAAAGATGCGAAAATTGAGTAGTCAATATAGCAGGTGCAGTGTGAACTCCTGTTTTCCCGTAGTAACTTCAGGTGGGTTTGGTGCATTCACCAATCAAATTAGTTCATTTTTATCTCTAATGTTGTTTTATGCATCTTTCGGTTGTTGCAGAAAAAAGTCTCTCTACCTGGGTTAAGAAATTCAGAACTTTACAGTGAGCAGGTGTGTAAAATTATATCTCGAATCAAATAAAGTTTTCTATGCACATTGTCATGCCACCATACTTGAACTGTTATATTTTTTTCCAAGCAGAATGTGGACCTTATAAGGTCTACACATGCAAGATTCAGGAATTGGAAACGGAAGTAACACGGCAGAAGTTCTCCACTGGGCTCAAGGGGATGAATTGGTTAACTACAGAGCTCTTCAACATGGTGGCAACCTGGGTGAGCTACCTTTTGTTGATCCTTGCTGCTTGCTGATATTGTGGTATCTCTAGCCTGATTTTAGTGCGCTAGCGACAATTAGCACTGCTAAACTTGAAACCAAAATGAAGCTATGAGTTACCATAAGTTGTGTAGAAAACGATGATTCATCTTCAAATCATGTCATGTTTATTCTTATTGTTCCAAGGAACATCCTGCTGTTGTTTTACCTCCTGAATTGTCAAGTATTAAAATGTACAAATATAAAAATTCACTGAATTAAGAACTTCCATATCGTTTTCTATTTTACCAGTTTGGAATCCATTGATCACCGATTGTGTATATGTTCTGATCCAAGAAGCAATTTTTTCTGTTCAATCCTTTTGTTGAGGCTTGCAGAAAAACAGGTTAATCTATCTTTTGTTCACATGCCTTGCTACATAATTTTACATGAGCTTTCTTCACGGATGTACATATTTTTCTTTACCCTGTAATGTTGACGGGCTCATTTTTCTGGTAGTGAAGAAATGAGAGGAAGTGGAAGGATAGAAGGTACGCTTCTGCAGAATCCAAGTAAGACTTAGTTCCTTACCTATGCTTGAACAAAGAGCAGCAGACAACATGTATGTTAGTGTTTCAATTTCAAATGATGGAATTTTATATCATTAATAGTGGTAACTAATGATAAGTAACTTTTAGTTCTGCtaaaattatttttcttttttgaatttccTCAAAATGGAATAGTAATGATTTTAAGCTAAATAATGAGTTCTCTTTTTGTGTCGCTGGGTAATAGAAGGAATAAGAAGCAAGTTTTATATATTATATGGAATACTTCTTTTAAATAGCTATTGAGTTATGACGTGTAGTTTCTTCTTCGTGTGTATGTTGTTCTTATGCTATTTAAGATGGTGACTATTTAGTTTACTATCATGCGGTTAATTCTTCGAAATTCTTGGTCACTTGCTTAGATAGAGACAAATAGtgtattctttatttatttttgtgctgAGATCTTCATTTATATGCAGAACCAAACATGTAGGTAGCCTGAAAGTACATTTAAAACACAAATCGCCCTAAGATATCCCAGTGTGTGGTTTAACCTGAACATATCTTAACTTGCAAATAAGCATGATTTTCTTACAACTTGCTTCTCTGATGCCCCCCTTATTTGCCTTCTTAATCGGTATACTTGGAGTCCACATCCAAGATAAAAGCATCTTGCTCTGTTCACTCAGGTTCTCAGGAGTATCTCACAAATGAGTCATCATAGGTGAGAGATGTCTCATCCAGCCGGACGATATTATTGACTATTTAATAGCAGCTGACCAACAGTTTTGGTAATTAGAGAAGAAGACAATTCCACAGAAGCAAAGCCAGTTCATTGGTAGGGAGCTAAATTAGCAGGCATGCTACCTGTACTAAATACATGTTGTGCTTCCTGTCCCTTCTGTCCTTCTATATATTGAACTCATTGGCATATGATGTAACCTGTTAATATTCTTAATGAAATCACCCGTAATGGGCATTTTTCTTAAAGAAAAGATTACAGTATACCATGACTAAGGTTTCATACAGGATTGTGTCTCCCTTGGTGTTATTTGCAACAGCTGAGTAGCTCCGGAGAGTGTCAACGTATGTGCCCAAACTCAATAGAACGAGCACTAACGATAGCAGAACTTGAAAAATCCAGGAGATGGCTGCTCTCACCATatagttcaaaggttcactatCCAATGATGCTATTTATGTTTAGGGTACTTACTGTATAACTGGTTATAACAGATATGTTGTTTTATGATGACATATCTTTAGGAAAGAACATTCAAATAGAGAAATTTTGCTGTGTTAGATTTTTATTATTACCAAGTATACGAGTTTGCTCTATCTGGTTGTCTCAAAGTATTACAGTTATACGTGAATATGATAATCAATTGCATGTTTGTGAAGAACAGAGGCCTGTAAGTGTGGCGGTATGGCCTCTTTCTAGAGACATACTTGACTGCTTATTAAGTTGTGGGTTGTTTTTTGACAGATATATTTTCTCACTTTCTTACAACAACTTAGTCTCCAGTTATTGTACAAGTCTGGTGCGCAAGTGTTGTTTCGTTCCATCTTCAGTTTgattattgttgttttttttggcGAGAGAAGTTcccatctattcatcaactgtcaaggcagtacaattcttatttttatttttaaaacagGATTCCTAGATCAAAATTTCTGGGCTGGGACAAGAAAATGAACATGCTTCAGTCTCCAGAATGTAATAGATTCAATAAGGACTGTAAGCTGATCACATACTGTTTTGAAGAATACTACATCAATTGTTTTTGTACTTCAAAGTAACTAATATCGAATATGCTCTGTAGGATTGCATGGTTTGGGAGAAACTTGGTGCGTTCAGTTCAATATAAGGAAAAGCATGAGAAGGTTGCCTTCACGTATCGAcgaggcgcggcgtgccgccgcgcgggtaCATGCTAGTCATATGCTAATACAATTGTATTGAAATGTGTCTTCCTAATGGATGGTGGATACAATTCTAGACCAAATAGTGCAATACTTTTGCGTACTTGCCATAACTTACCCATGGTAATGCCTTAAATATATGTGATGGTAGGGAGACAAGGAGCAATTTTTACTGTACTGACTCGAGTACATCAAGAATGAAGATGCACCCAAGATTTATGTACGAGAAGTTTTAAACATAATAGTAGTCACAGCGTGTGTTGCACGTGCATGTTTACTAGTCCTTCAAAAGGACCCGGGCGCCCGGTACAGGTATGTTTGAGCATGGCACCCTGTCACGACGAGTAAACAAACACCACGCGCGACGACGGGACCCCCATCTGCCCACGGCCCACCCAACGATTCCCGCGAAACTACGCACCAGGCCGATACCCCCGCGCACACGCACGAAGCGTACCGCCCTCCGGACGTACGCCATGCGTTTCCTAGAGGAATCAGGACCAGGGCCAGGACAAGCAGCGGCAACAGTTCCAGAAGGAGGACCGCGCGCCGGCCGGACCACGGTACAACGCCATGCCACATGCGGCCAGGGTGGGTTGCGTACGCCGCGCGCCGGACCTTGGTACGCTCCGCCCGCGCGCGCGTACGTCCAACCTAACCCGAGCCGTGACATGGCCACAAACCACTTGTTCTCTGAGCGACGGCGGCATGAGTCCATCCAAGCCCGGGAGGCAAGGCACCAATGACGCTGCCGGCGCCGGCCCGTCTCAGGCTGGCGCTGCCTGCCGAGCAAAGCCAAAGCGGCAGCCGGAGCGCCACCCCACGCCACCGCGGCCCGCACGTGCCGATGCCGCCTTTGGCTTTCCGCGGCGGCAGGGCCACCACACCACGAGGCCGCCCTGACAGGCGGGTTCTGGCGGACGCTCTGGAGGGGCCCTTTTGGCATTGAACGTAACGTGTCGGTGGACGGTTGGCGGGCGATAACTGAGGAACGGGGGCTGCTGGCTGCTGGTTGCTACCAACCGTGCGTTCGGCGCCACCGGCACCGGAATACTGTCTGTGCGTTGCGTTGCGTTGCatggatggatggacggatggatCATACGTGAGCTGCCACCCACCGCATTGTTCCCCCACCCTTTGCACACGACAAGCGGCCGCCAGATTTTTGTAATGGCAGCGGAGCAAGGATCCAATCCAACCGTTGCGTTAGGTGCGCTTCATCATTTTACCCAGCGCCGCAGAAAACACGCGGGGCCTCCCTCCACCCCCACCGTCCAGGTTTTAGTtcctggtagtagtagtactaccactGTGGTTCCGCTTGCGTAGGGTCCGATCGATGCATGAGCTCGTGAAGCGGAAAGGCGAATGATTGTCGATGGCCGGGAAAAGGGAGGGGAGCCAAAGAGGAGCGGCATGGGCCTAACTCGACTCAATCTCTTACTTTAAACGGGAGGGGTTGCGACATACTAGCTCGCGGTTGCCTGTGAGTCATGGGGCGCTTCGGTCGAGGATGCTTCTACGACCGGACTGTTCTCCCATGTGTGTCCCATGACGAGCTGCTAAAAAGGACAGGGCAGTCTCTTTGCGAAGTGGACGGTGTCGGTGTCATTAGCAATTAGCAAAAGCGATGACATGCACATGCACAATTTGGGTAATGGTTGTCACGAACCCTAGACTAGACTTAGGAGCCGACTGTGCATAGGTCGCCTGAAAAACGACTCGGTGCAAGTATTCCCTCGATTTAAAGTATTAAAGTATTTGACCTCCGTGGGTCTGCCCATGTGGAGTGCAGCCGTGCAGGTGATGGCCCGACGCAGGCGACCAGGCTTGAACGTCACACGGAAGAATCCGGTACGGTCTGACCCAGCCAGCCATCACGCTTCTCCCGGCCGTCTAGTCAGCCTTGCCAAACAAGACTCGTCGGTGCATCTGGAGGGACTGCCATTTGCCCATTTTACAACTGGAGCTGTTAACTTCTGCGTGACGGCAGGATCGACATTGACCAGGACATCTCTGTGCACGTAGCCCCTCCATGATCTCAGGTCGCCGCCCAATGAACGGGTGCTTGTTGTAGATAATTGTGTGGCCACAGCCCACGGCGGTGGAAAAGGTTCTGGTGGCGTGTGTGGCCGGGTGGGCAAGTGGGTACCTGAGCCAAAAACGTCAGAGGAAGGTGTCACGGTCACATTGTGTCATCGTTCATACAAATTCATTTAGTTTCCGTTCTTCGGATACACAGGTGATTTGTCCATTCGTCACTTTCTAGTTCAAAGTATATGTAGTATGGAACAATGCGTGTCTGTGACTCCTTGAGGCTGTGACTGCGAATCATGTGATGTGAGCAGCAAACAGAATAAGCAAAAAAGCAAACTTTGTTATAATTATATAAAAATCATTTTTTCTGTTATATTTGGGNNNNNNNNNNNNNNNNNNNNNNNNNNNNNNNNNNNNNNNNNNNNNNNNNNNNNNNNNNNNNNNNNNNNNNNNNNNNNNNNNNNNNNNNNNNNNNNNNNNNNNNNNNNNNNNNNNNNNNNNNNNNNNNNNNNNNNNNNNNNNNNNNNNNNNNNNNNNNNNNNNNNNNNNNNNNNNNNNNNNNNNNNNNNNNNNNNNNNNNNNNNNNNNNNNNNNNNNNNNNNNNNNCTTCATAGTTGAAAAAACATACGGAATTCAAATATACTTGTTGACAAACTCAGATATGGTATAAGTGTAAACTAAATTGATTGCGGCCTTTTCAACTACGTGTATATTTGGCCTCCTTTCATCCAAACGAATCTCATAGGATCTTTGGAGGATATTACTCATAAGGATTTCCCCCCTAAGAATTCATTTTTACTCTACTGTGGAGGAAAACTCCCATGCATTAGACATTTTTTGTTCCAGTTTATTTGTTTTCTATGTGGTATCAAACACTCTTCATTGCAATTTCCTTTAGTTTTTAAATCCTATATAACTGAAAGTGACATTGTGCTCCGTCTTTTCCTTTTGCGGTGTTTTGGAAATCCTGCAAATACAAGGGCCATTGGTTTCATTAGTGGCAGCGCCAGCTACAACCTTAGCTATGGGTGGTCATCATCATTCGGTCGACATTCTTCCTTCATATACTTTTGCACCACCATTCATTTTCACCCTTTGCACAACTTACCGCCCCGTCAGCAACTCGTGTACTGCCACGACCGACCCTTCTTCTTCTGTCGACGTCTAGGGGTGAAGAATAGGCTTAATGGTTTTTTTGGCGAGGGCCTGGCTCACGGTAGGCCAAAGGAGGGTGCCAACGATGTCCACCAACCGAGGCGAATGATAGGGTTGCGGTCAAGGCGAATGATAGGGTTGCAGCTCTAATACATGATCCCATGAGAGGGTTAGTAATTTTCTTAGTGTGTGTCTTGATAAGAGATAGGAGTATATATATTTTTTTACCAAATTTTAACCATGCAAACTGAATGAACCCTTTTTTTTACCATTCCATATAAGTATAAACTAAAAACAAAATAAACAGACAAAATCCTTCATACACATGAATAAATAGTTATTTAAATttaagaacaataaaaaaatagATTGTATCTTAACTGTTATGACAATGACAATAAAATAAGTTTTTTTTGTTGATTTTAAGATAAATACATATATCTTCATGCGGTTGGACTTACGTCATTGTGCAAGAACACATCATCATTTGTCAGGCATTCCAATTCCTTTTTTGAAAAGGGCCTAGGGCCATATATTAATAATCAGGTCCTTGCAAACATATCCATGCATAAAAGTAAAATTGATTAAATCCTTGGGGGTgacaaagtcttcttcctcctgcatgCACTGACGGTGCACCCTGAGTATAGCTTGATGCGGTCTCTAAGCCTATTCCTCAGTGAGGCAATTTTTTAAAAACCTAGGAGCTTGTATAAGAAATGATAGAGAAGTCGTTGATGTCGACGTAATTTGTGAAGAAATCACCGCCCCGGAGAACAAAACATTAATAAGGGCCTGTACAAACTTTGAAGACCACGAAAGCCAGTTGAATCCAGACAGATCCATCGATAACCTAAACCGGCTGGATCCTGGGAGACACATTGGAGACACGGTTCCACATGCCTCCGACAGTGATAAACACATCAACAAACACAAGGATATGATGGGAAGAACAGTATTCCTACACCGGGCTAACGCCGCCGCCTCAACGCTCCAAAGTAAACACGAAAACTCCCTAAAGAAAACCTGGGGAAAAATCACCCATGTCGTTGCACGACAATTGCGGATTTGATGTTGAGCATGCCATCGTCTAAGGACCATGCACCGACACCCTCTTCCTCGGTTTCCTAGCCAGGCGGGGCTACCATTGAAGATCATTGCGCTGGATCCCTCCGGCCGTCGTCGACTTCATGATCACCGCCACTGAACACCACCTGATGAAAGACCGACACTGAAGCCCTTATCTCCTTCGTCGTCCACAGTAGCCCTCCAACACCTCTACAACAAGTAGCCCCAGGTCGGTACCTCTTCCACCGTCGCTGACTCGCCGTTGGTTTCTTTGCCTAGCAACGTGCACTGGCGGTGGCAAAGAGCAGGAGGTGACGGGTGGCGTCTAGGGTTTCGGATAATAAAGCATCACTGAGTGCATCTCCAAGGCGGGCTCGTAAACCGCTCACATTCGTCCGGACCACGGAAGCCATCCAGTCCGGGCTCGTTCCCCCCTTACTTTGCATCCGCACCCTTCACCTCTGCCGCCGCCGCTGTACGCAACATGAGGTCGTTGTCGTATCGCTGGCACGCTATTCAGATCAGCGTCACCAAGTTTTGCGACGTGGTTCGTCAGCtcgaggcaaggtggccattgcacgcGGCAGAGGACGAGATCGCAAGTTTTTCTTCCTCTTGCTCAGCTTATCGATTGATTCATTCACTCAATGACTCaatgttggtctacacattataTGTAGCCCGCATGCGCTGCCGTGGTGTACCATATAGGGACAACCATCACGTGCACACACTGCTGGATGAAACTGAAAGGAGAGTATGTGTGGGACGACATGATCCTTTCATGCaaaacttgttgaacatccagGATCTAGTTGAATTTGAGACTGTTGTTGTACTAGGCCTAACttgcatgctatgtatggatggatgatttgtgctattttctatccgGACTTTGATGAATATCAGTCGGTTTGCATAAATTTCGTTCGGTTAGTGAAAATGCAGattgaaatgtatgcggctagaGTTGGATGGCGTCCTCCCATATCCGTGTCCGTGGACGGATGCGGAAGAAAATCTGCGGGTTGCGATTGGAGATGGTCCGATGTCACATATTTCCAACATTAGTACTTAGGTCAAATATACGAAATAAACATCAAAGCCCTCTAGAAAGAGTTTTGACTTCAGATCCATCTGTGGAGCACTACTATCTACTACTCCTACTCCGTATACGTTGTAGGAAAATTCAACGAAAACGCCAGCCATGCCATGCGCGTCCCTTTCACCGCGTCAAGAAAAGTAAATTCCCTCACTGTAACGAAAAGACGTAAATGCTCTCCCGTCCGAAGACGCGCTCCGCACAGCGCGAGAGAGCGAGCACCAGTCGTCCCAGTCCACCTAATCAGCCTGCCCCCGCATTAACCAAAACTTTATTCCCTGCCTGCATATATGCAGCACCCGTCAGCAACCAATAATAAAGTCGGCGCTGGGCTCAGCGCTCCTCCTCTCTTCTTTCTTTCCCCAATTCATCCAGCTCCTCCACCGGTGCCAATTCGGCAGCTGCCTAGCTGTGATACATACTCCTACCGTTGCCTTTTCCTTTccccggcgggcggcgcggcgatggagcgggcggaggcggaggtggggaTGGCCGGCAACGGCGACGCCGCCGTCCACACGCCCCACTCCGCGCCGCCGACGGCACCGTCGGCGCGCGTGTCGATCTGGGAGTCGGTGCGCGCGTGCGGGGTGTGGGGCCGGGACGTCGACAAGGCCGAGCTGCGGCGCCGCGTCGTCATGCCGCTCTACGCGCGGAGGGCcgtggccgccgccgtcgccgagaaGGACGAGGCCGCCGGCGTGGCGGCCGCCGCGGCGGCGAGGGACGAGGCGGTGGGCGGCGGGGAGGGGGAGGACGGGCTGGAGGTGGTGGCGCCGATGGTCGTGTTCGTCAACTCCAAGAGCGGCGGGCGCCACGGGCCCGAGCTCAAGGTGCGGCTCCACGAGCTCATCAGCAAGGAGCAGGTGGGTGATGACCTCGCGATTCACGTGCTCCCTCCCAATTCCGGCGTTTTTTCCCCCTCGCCTTGCTTTCGTGGCGGCCGTTGCTGTGCTACTACTTGTTACTCCGCGGCAGATTTTTCTTCTCCGTTCGTGTGGAATCCGGCAGGGAATTGGTTTAGAGATACCATTACTCGTACTATGATTTAGTGCGAGGTAATACACCCCATTTAGGCGGGGATTAAAATGGATTCTGCTCCGGTGGTACTTTCATGGTACAATGGTACTACCGTGAAACCAAGGACGAGAGGGGCTCCGCGTCTTGTGAtccgaggaggaggatggtgtgacGCGGCCAGAATCTCTAGTTGCCTAGTATGTGTTGAGAGGATCGTCATGCTCCATATGAGGCATTGTACTAACCTTTTTGTTCCCCTTATTTCCGAGTTCTGCCTGATACTGCCAAGGTCGAATCATCTAGATAGCCATGCACTTAATTGGTACCACGAGGGGTTGGGGGAGTAGGGATGAAGACGGATATCTGACCATTATGGTTGGATGATAAATGCATAATAAACGTATGCTGCTGTGAGGGCTCCATCAGACCGTGTCTCACTTCCACATGTGGTTCTAGAAGAGGCGATGAGGTGAAGGAAAAGAACTAGGACGGTAGGTGTTAGGTGGGGAAGGAGGGAGGATGCCTGTGCAGGTGACAGTAGTGAGAGTAATGTAATGAGACTGTCTATAATTTGTAGCTCGACATTTTCTTGTAACAGAAGACAGGTGCAGAGCCACTTGGTGATAGTCACATATATTGTTTCATCAACATGGAAGTACTGGCTTCTACCCGAGTTAGTTGTGGATCAACATGTGAAACTGGAGGTTGGCTTGTGAGGATTGGGCACTGATATCATTATGTGGTGTAAAAGGGTCAGAACTGATAGAAGATAGGGCCGTAAAGAACTATGGATATGGCGCAGTTCTGTGGAATTTGATGGTCTTTAAGGGCTTGGAAAACTCACACAACATGTTATTGTGGTTGTCAAGACAGGCTAACTGTTTAGGACTCGTTTGTAACGCCGATTCTGGATTATTTTGTGCACTCAGAAGCCACAGCATGTCTTTTGGAAATTCTAGTTTCTTATTCTTTTGCTTGTTCTGGAAAACCCTGGACTGTATAGTACTTGCTGATGGAACCATTTTTGTTCAGGTCTTCGATCTTTCTACTGTGAAGCCTTCTGATTTTGTTCGTTATGGTTTGGGCTGTTTGGAGAGGTTGGCTGATCAAGGTGATAACTGTGCAAAGGACATCCGTGCAAATTTGAGGATTATGGTACGTGCTTGATGGGCTTCAGTAAGGATATTGTATCTGTCAGAAGCTTTTAAGGGTTCGCTGCATGTTAGCTTTGTTATTTACTGTTAGAAACTATTCGATAAGTGAGCTTATATCTTAGCTCATGAGAGGTTTCTCCTGCACCATTTAGGTGTCCATATGCTTTCCTTGTATGTCGCAGTTTTCCAACTACTTTGCATAACATCCTTGCACTAGTTCTTTCTGACAGGTTGCTGGAGGTGATGGCACTGTTGGTTGGGTACTTGGATGTCTCCAAGAACTTAATAAGTCGAAAAGGGAACCAGTTCCTCCCACAGGAATCATTCCACTCGGGACAGGAAATGACCTTGCTAGATCATTTGGATGGGTAAGGGCCGATATGCGATGACACCGTTCTGTTTAAGTTCTTTGTTTTTAATTGAAAATGCTAATCAACTCAAGCACAGGGTGGCTCTTTTCCCTTTGGTTGGCGTTCAGCTGTAAAGCGATATCTCAACAAGGCAGTGTCTGCTTCGGTCGTCCATCTTGACAGGTGAGAATGTGAAATCATTGCTCGAGAGTTATTTCTCTCTTTATTCACCTATATGCGTATTAAGCTCTATTTGAGGAACACATTTTGCACTGCTGAGTAAAACTTATCATATACCTATCTGGAATAATTTCCTGATGGTGGAAAGAAAATCGTCAATTTACATAAGCTCAGCATCTATCTGCCATATTTATTATCTCCAAATGTAATGTGTACCTCGTGAAGAGGCTCAACTCTAGATGTTTCTTTTAATAATTGTACATACACTCTTCATCTGTTTTTGCTCTGAAAATCGCTACCAATATTTTTGCAGTTGGCAGGCTGTGATTAGGATGCCAGAGGGAGAAATAACAGAGTTGCCACATGCACTTAAGAAAGCGGAACCTGCCGATCAGCTGGAGTTCAGCAAGGTCTTGACTATGAATTTACCTGGAAATTACAGCCTGAAATAGAAAACAGATTTTAGCTCAAATCTATACACTCGGTAGCATGCTCTTCTTCCATCGTTAGATCTCTTCTCCACTTAAGAACATTGTTTTAGACATTTTTTAAGATTGCATGATAACATAAAAAGTAGAAAAAACTATTGTTGAGGTAGTTCTTTTTCGAAAGCGAGTCTTGAGatgaattcaattctgaaaatCCAAGTTGCATACAGGATTCCCTTGCTTACCTAGAAAAAGAATTTTAGTTACTGCTAAGTTTTGCATAGTAACTTTGAATGCTTGCCACTCTTTGACTCTGCATGGTTGCCTGTCATACTTGCTATTTCAAATGCTTGTTACAATTTGTTTCTCTTGAATAGTTTGATGGATTGTTCCAGCATCTTATTTTCTTCTGTCGATTGTCAACTCTGCTTCAAAATTATTGCAATCCCTCCTATATTTTGTCTTTCTCAGTGAGTGTGCAAGTACTTATGTATTTGCTAAAGACCTTGTGTAATTTGGTGCAGGCGAGTGGCAGTGAGTTAACCGAAAAAGCTTCATGCTATAAAGGAGTATTCTACAACTACCTTAGCATTGGTATTACTTTGTTACCTCATCTACTTTCTTTCCTTAAGCTAATTCGGTTAATTCTCGTGAACTTTACATGGTGATCTACATCTACTTGAGAGGTTTTATATTCAGACTAACTGGATAATATATGTAATATCTATTTTCTCTCCAGTTCCTAGGTGTTTAGCGTTGCCTAAGATTTTTTTGTGCGCTAAACCTTAATTTGAAATTTTGAATGGCCGTATATTCTTCAGTATCTGAAAGTTTGATGTGAAATATATAATCTAAAACTACACACACTGTCTGATAATAtaaagttttttttttgcgggtttaTGATAATATAAAGTTGTAAGACTACAATTGAAACCGCAAGATATGAATGTACCAGATCAATGATTTTTTGCTAAATTATATGGTTTATTCTTTATTACAGTTTGTTAGAGCCCTGATTCATTGTTAAGTGTGCCATTTATTTTGAATAGGGATGGATGCCCAAGTTGCATATGGCTTCCACCATCTACGAGATGAAAAGCCATATCTTGCTCAAGGACCAGTTGCAAATAAGGTGCGGAAAGAACTTCTTTAATGGTGTAATATGTAGTGGCTTAAAGTTT
This window contains:
- the LOC123128696 gene encoding diacylglycerol kinase 3, whose protein sequence is MERAEAEVGMAGNGDAAVHTPHSAPPTAPSARVSIWESVRACGVWGRDVDKAELRRRVVMPLYARRAVAAAVAEKDEAAGVAAAAAARDEAVGGGEGEDGLEVVAPMVVFVNSKSGGRHGPELKVRLHELISKEQVFDLSTVKPSDFVRYGLGCLERLADQGDNCAKDIRANLRIMVAGGDGTVGWVLGCLQELNKSKREPVPPTGIIPLGTGNDLARSFGWGGSFPFGWRSAVKRYLNKAVSASVVHLDSWQAVIRMPEGEITELPHALKKAEPADQLEFSKASGSELTEKASCYKGVFYNYLSIGMDAQVAYGFHHLRDEKPYLAQGPVANKLIYAGYSCTQGWFCTPCTASPQLRGLRNILRLYIKRANCSEWEQIQMPSSVRSIVVLNLDNYASGKHPWGDLKPDYLEKKGFVEAHSDDGLIEIFGLKEGWHASFVMAELIKAKHIAQAAAIKFEMRGGEWDRAYVQMDGEPWKQPLIQDQSTIVEINKVPYHSRMINGDS